The DNA window TCCAGGAGATTTGTAAATACCATTACATAGTGGTAGTTTTAACGTAACACTTTGAGTCGGATGCGGTACTATAGTTAGTCACTACTAGCCAGCCACGTTTGAACGCAGTTTGAGTCACGACACTGATGTACAGTAATAGCTACGTATGAAGCTAGTACACCTAAACGTAACACCATTGGACGTGTCAATACAATTGCTCGTAACTTATTTTAACGTTTGCGttgattttttttactttatattaCTGTAGTATACGTGTACTTAATATATATTGCATCTAGCGTAGCAGCTCCAAATGTAGTCTGTGTTAGCAATTCTCTGCACTGGCTGTTTCGGTGTGCTGTGCAGTACAATTTTATCGTTCCCTAGTCGCTCAAGTCTGCGTAATACTTCCCGTATCTCCAGAAAACAATGGCGGTGCGTCTGGTTTACCAGTGTTACAGTAGCTCTTGCTTGGGGCAATGTGGTTTGTTGACGTAATTCAGCTACTGTAACACATTTATTATAGGAAAGAGCAAGGACTTCCTAATACTAATTATATGGATTTCCAAATCATATGAGAAATTTAAAATTACTGCAGTTtctggtcattgttttcagattGGCTGCATTGGTTTTAGCCAGGTAGAAGCTGAAGCTAGCTATCCTCCCATGAAATTACTGATATTAGTATAAATGGAATATATATTTTCGTGACTGAAGTAAATGTCGTAGAGAGACAGCCTGACTCCAGTTTACAAACGAATTGATATTCTCAAAATGCTTGATTGTTCTGTAGCCTGTATTTCCAAGCATGAATCCGGTGCCTAACTACTCTAGACCTGACTGGCAAGCAGCAGCCAGATCACTTTCTCCCCTGCTTTTGGCATGGTTGAGTGTTGGGGAGAATGGTTATCTACTTAGTTGGTGAACATTTATAGCCTATCAATTTAGTCTTATTTCAAAGGATCACATACCGTGTGTGTACCTATTTCTAGACATCGTTCTTACTCAGTGCTGTAGACTGTAGTAGTGGAGTTGCCACTTGAGCAATTACAATAGCGTCTCGCTGCAGCTGTTTCCCTATGGAACAGTTCCTCCTCAGGACCCTCTAtaccagaggtctcaaaccggttccacggagggccatgtgtctgcaggtttttgggtttacctttaaattggttcccagttcagacctaaacaaccagttGGGGGtggaaacgaaccaattagtgacctaattagtcagttaAGTACATGGTACTTgtccctccgtggaaccggtttgagacctcagCTCTATACTATCCCCTAGGCCTAGTGGGTACTGTGCGCTAGGTGGCAgagctttttaaaaaaaaaaaaatgatatttgggtgaaattctcCTTTCATAGTGTTGTCTCTGAATGTCCATGGTGTCATATTACTATAatatgttagctagctgatgTGTGGATTCTGAGTAATTTGCAACCAGGCAGGCCTGACCTTACATTTCCTAACTCGCTTGTTAGCTTATCTGCCGGACCATAACGATTGTAATAGGGATGCAGACTTAATTATTACTCTTATCTCAAGTCAACACCTTTCAATACATAGACGTTTCACATACTTTGTCTGTTTCATTATCTTGATTGACATGAAGGTAACTAGCTAATCTTTCATTTTAGCCGTAACTATCCAATGTCCTCTTGTTTATCCAGGGTGTCTTTTATGAGTAATCAAAGAGTTCAGAAGCCGACGCTTACAGGCCAGCGTTTTAAAACTAGGAAAAGAGGTAAGTGTAAACTGAATATTTATTGTCTTTACCGGTAAAAGGCTGTTATTTTTCCCTAATACATGTTAATTTTTCAACAGATGAAAAGAAGGTGTTTGATCCTACTCAGTTTCAGGAAAGCATTGTACAAGGTCTGAACCAAACAGGCAGTGACCTGGACGCTGTTGCAAAATTCCTTGATGCCTCTGGTGCCAAACTTGACTACCGTCGCTATGCTGAGACACTTTTTGACATCCTGGTGGCTGGCGGAATGCTGGGTAAtgatatttattaataaaacaacTTCCTTATTGCCTGGTTATTGTAGTCCTTTGTAAAGTACATCAAAGGGCTTAGTAGACAAGAAATGTGAAGTACTATAACATTGGCTGGTATTCATATGTAGTTTAATTTATGTAAACCTTAAAAAAAAGCAGTCTGCAGACCTGAAATATGCCCTGTGCATATAAAGTTTGGACATTCACTTACCCGTTTCTTTCTATTTCAGCCCCGGGGGGTACCTTGTCTGATGATTTGACCCGTACCGAGTTCTGCTTGTTTACAGCGCAAGAAGACCTGGAGACCATGCAAGCATATGCTCAGGTGTGCTTGTCACATGACCTTTGTTATTGGTTTACCAATAAACTGCTAAATGGGATGCTTTGACATACTGCTCTTTTTTGCTTCACTACTTAATCCCCGAGGTTTAAAACCAGTGTTTTTAAAAATCAGTGTTTTTTGACTAATAGAAAAGGATTTATATACTTTAAATGTACTTATGTTTATGCCTCGACATTCAGCTTCTTATTGGTTCTCTTTATTCCTGCTTTTCATACATAGGTTTTCAACAAGCTTATTAGACGTTACAAGTACCTGGAGAAAGGATTCGAAGAGGAGATCAAAAAGGTAAATGTATTGTTTCCCCCCCAatcaaaacattgcatttgcaaAACTATATTTAATTTTGCCTTGGCCTCTTCCTCTTGTGATATCTGGCGTGATGGCTCGGCAGAATTTACTGATGTTTGCATTAGACTGAGAACCACCCATTACTTGGGTGTGGAAATGAGTGTTTAATACGATACAGGGAGTGATGTTCATCGTCCAATAGCCAATATGGTCTTAACAAACTTAGTAAGATAATGGTTTCTGTACTGACAGTGAAACTGTCCGTTACTTGAAGCGAGAGAAGACTACCATGTCTTTAAGCTACattgtatatacagttgtgctcataagtggcagaaattgtgacattttggcattcctTTTGAAGatgtgactgatcatgcaaaaaacttttatttaaggatagcaATCACATGTAGCCATTTATCACAGTTgcttggctcctttttaaatcatgataaCAGAAATGACACATGTCCCTGATCAcaggtttacatacccttgacacacaaggtgacacacacaggtgaaaatggcaattaaaggtgaatttcccataccagtggctttttaaattgctctTACTGTGTACAAATAGTCAATCTGTATAAATGGTCAAAGAATATTGTTGGTATTTCATTGTGTGAATAaatatttagcctaatacatttgtagaatgaGTCTTctgtaaaataagcagagaattCAGTCTGTAGGAAGTTTCTCATTatctcctaaaataaaaacagtaacttgtaatacattttaattggtaTTTGGTGACTGGTAAACCATTTCcttgatattttgttttgttaataattatttagcataatatatttgtagatttacattttagttttacgTTAGATGAaatagcctacacaataagctgaatctcgTATTGAAAACGGTAatgtgataagtagcctatcatttgtattatgtttcaataatggcctaattacattttatgttcatGGAATTATTGCATTTAATCtgtttagattactttcatattaagaggcattagggCGAAAAAAttggaatagcctataaccaattgaacgcCTTCTGCAGGCTCTATCAATGTTAGTTGACATAGTGGGTCAAAAACTGAATTAGCATTTTTGCTTATGGGTTatgtgcctttggaaagggtttctaaaccattgctttctacttcaatatgatttggctccatctctacattacacactaaaggtctgACAGATATTTAGTCATTCCACTTACCCTCTATCTTCCTGAATCTAACATTtcatctgaacataacccaaaatctaagtgTGTTAGCcaattgttatttgttttattcatgttgaaaaataaatggacaTTTCTTGAAACAGGAATttacattattgtatataaaaatcaagaaatCCTTAGCTTTTCGCGCATGCACTTAAAGATGTTTTGCTctacaaccaccaacattgtcaaaacgttgcagaaaccccaggcacgtgAATGCATGTTGGCAATTGTGAACAACTGCACACGTTTAACCTGCGCGAACATAACCTACGATTACTAAGGCCTCCAGCGATGGATATTCAGAATGCAAATTaaagaataaactgattatacaCCTTAGCTTAAAGTGAATGTCATCGGCAGCCAATTACAACCAATGaatgcaattttctgagatgcaaagcaagcagaatcacatgacctatctgtatggatggagttgagatggctgcatcaaatgcaaatcatcatcctttggcagggTGCTTTCCAACACACCTTTCTCCTGAAGCATCCTGATatattccatataatgttttagctgtgccatggcgctgccttcaataTATCTAACATAGTTGCCTAACCTTCTAAACAATTTGCGAGGTGAAGCAGTAAAGCATTATAAAGGCCATATGGAAGGCAAACTTCAAACAATACTCTTGATTTTAGGTTGTTctgtttaattagatttttttattcattttttcgACCAGAATTCTGTTGTGTTCTTCCATTCTAAGttcatgtgttttgtttctctcctgttATCTCCTGTTCAGTTGCTGCTTTTCCTAAAGGGGTTCACTGAGTCTGAGCGAAACAAGCTAGCCATGTTGACTGGCATCCTGTTGGCCAATGGCAACATCTCAGCCTCTATCCTCAACAGCCTTTACAACGAGAACCTTGTCAAAGAAGGTGTGCAGTGCATAGTAATTCTCCATTATGTCTAAGACTAAACAATCTGTCTGGGAAAGCATGTATATATGTTGAAGCTCATGTCCAGTTACTTGTGAAAAGGCCGCATTCCCTGTAAGATGTGAATTTGCCTAGGCTTAATTAGTTTTGCTTTgtattacagtaaatgtttgtaattgcTTCCTTTCAGAAGTTCTTAGTATGACAGTATAATGTAGAGTTATATCCTGTGGAATTTGCTTTTCACATGTTCGTTCTTGTTCTTTTTACCCAGGTGTCTCTGCAACCTTTGCTGTGAAACTTTTCAAATCCTGGATCCATGAGAAGGACATAGCTTCTGTAGCCGGAAGTCTCCGGAAAGTGGGCATGGATAACAGGCTTCTGGTGAGTAATGTAAAGCTGTGCTAGCTTTCTTTTGGTCTGTGTAAAACAATTTGCATAGCAGGGAGGTTGAGGAGCTCTCCTTAAATATAACCGCTCAATTTGTTACTCCTTTACTTTTTAATTGTATGTTAACATAAGGTCCCTCCACTCCGACCATTCGTTTTGTCCAAACTATTGAGGAATTTAAAGTGCATAATCCCTAATATCTCGGCAGCAAATGTACCTGTTTCTGAGTTACATTGTTTTacctatttattttatcaagCAATATCATTTGTTGAAATGCATCAATCTATTCTGCTGACAATGCCTTACTCTGTCATGGAATGTTTAGTCATAAACTATGTGTAAGTAAATATGTCAAGTAGAGGGTAGCCTACATTGTGGGATTTTCTGTTATAATAATGCGTTTTATTTCCAGAATTGGTAACTTGCATCAACACAATGCTATAACAGTCACCTATTAGGGCCATGGTGTTTGAGACCTAGTACAAAATCATGCATATCAGGCCCTAATGTCTTACAGGAGCTGTTCCCTGCCAACAAGCGGAGTTGTGAGCACTTTTCCAAGTACTTCACAGATGCCGGGCTCAAGGAGCTGTCTGACTTTGCCAGGAACCAGCAGGCCATCGGGTCTCGTAAAGAGCTTCAGAAAGAGCTCCAGGAACAGATGGAGCGTGGGGATGCTTTCAGAGATGTGAGTCCAATGCCTTTCTGTTTTCTGGAGAAATACTCCTTTGGTTGAGTTCCATTTCCTTCCCCTTGAAGGGTTGACTTGCTTTCATTCTCTATAGTGGATTTAGACACATTGAGGCTGTTTTATTGAgctgaatttttattttatttttataaacagtGAGTGAGGACCGCCCAAGTCAAATCAAGTAGTCATCTGTTGTGCATGGTGCCTCATTGAAGCACAGATACACTTccataaaacatgattttttttctcatcaaaagctaaatatgtaaaaacaatacTATGCCACAAGCTTATTTGCTTTGTAAACTTCTGCCATTGCAACAATTTACTTAATTGGCATTTAGCATTTCCAGGCTTTTCCCCAGTATTTCCTCACTATTCTGTTGATACAGAACAACTTATTAGCTaactattattttttaaatctccaCAATAGGAATATGAAAGAATTCACAATAGAAAACATGAAATGAATATGTTCATTGCTGGGTTTTGGGACAGAGGTGCCATATATAGGGTGAAATGGGGGAAGTTGCGTTTTGTCTGCTCTCAACCTTAAATACCTGCATATAATTAATTCCCTTATTGGTTGgttgaacagtttctttccctgTGCTGTGGCCCGTATTCACTGGCCAACTACCCGACAGACTGACAACACTAAGCTCATCATATCCAAACTGTTAACAGTTCAACAACTGTACAATTTAAACTGTCAACTGAGTGTTTTATCTTTAGGTTGTCTATCCCTAGCAacaacattacaagtacaattgtGTGCAGTGTTAGTGTGCAAAGGGAGTTCTGTTCTTATTGGTAAATTTCAGCACCACTTTGTTAGAATCAGATTGTGTTGTTGAAGTAATGTTCTCCTTACCCTTCAGATCATTGCCTCAGCTAAGGAGGAGATGAAGAAGAACAACATCTCAGAGCAGACGATGATCAGCATAGTTTGGACTAGCGTTATGAGCTATGTGGAATGGAACAAGAAAGAGGAGCTTGTCACAGAACAGGCCATTAAACACTTGAAGGTGAGCATGCTGGTTGGCGTAGGTTCACCAGCTCAAGATTCTCACAGTGATTGTATTTTGCCTCTGTATCATGAcatctatattttatttaataacatGACAAACTTTTATAATAAACcttggtctttgtgtgtgagagCCTTACAAAAACAGCACTAACATTTTATGACATGACTGATCAAAACGCCATGTCTGTCCAAAGCAATACAGCCCCTTGCTAAAGGCATTCACATCCCAGGGAGCATCAGAGATCTTGCTTCTGGTGAAGATGCAGGAGTACTGCTACGACAACATCCACTTCATGAATTCCTTCCAGAAGATTGTGGTGCTGCTCTACAAAGGTAAAATACTTTTCTGCTTGGCCAGAAGGTTATGGTGGACTTTGATTTTGTTCGCTATTGCTcctgtttaaatgtaaatgatagaaaacatttgaatgattaAATTGATGGTTAATTTCCTACTACTGTAATTGTGAATCGCTTTCACTAATCATATAGGTATCTAATTCTAGAAATACAAATGCGTCTGTTTGGGTCTCTGCAGTCAGCAAGGCTATGATAACTGTCAACTCTAGAAGTATTGGCACCATTCATGAAATTGAGAAGAGAATGCGAACCATAAGCAATCCAAACACTGTCATATTTTGGGATCAAACCTAAGATGGAGCTGTATACTttaatttctcaaacacaaaaggTTTTATAGtgttacagtgggtatagaaaataaccacattttgttgctttgcagcctaaAATGaagacagtttttgtttcattcggCTGTAttcaacttataacatccaagtgaaagatataatgccaacatgtcataaaaaaattataaaacataatcACAGTTGGAAAAAGGACCTCctccttgtgtcagtattttgttgaaccaccttttgctttaattacagcctttagtctgttgagatttgtctctactaactttgcacatcaaGGCGTTGCAGTATTTGACaacttctttgcagaactgctcaagttcagttaaatttgatggacTGGTGTCTTCatgtcattccacagattttcaatggggtttaagtccggcctctgactaggccatgcaaggacattcacctttttctccttcaaccactgtgtggtcagttttgctgtatgcattgtcatgttggaaggtaaatcttgttcccattgacaactttctggcagagaacaacagattttcctcaaaaatttgacagtattttggcccatccatttttccttctatcctgataagtgctccagtccctgctgcagagaaacaaccccataacatgatgttaccacctccatgctttactttaggaatggtgttatttagatggtgagctgtattggatttttgccagacatatcgtttggcgttgaggccaaaattaaattttagtctcatctgaccatagcacctttttccacgtggccttggAATTTttaaggtgcgttttggcaaagctcagtcgtgactgcatgtggcctttcttgaggagtggcttttttcttgcaaccctcccatacaagccacatttgtggagaatttgtgatattgtcaCATTcacactctttgtcatgaattcctgcaactgcttcagagttgctgtaggcctcttggtagcctctctgaccagtttcctcctggctctttcatccattttgtagcgacgtcctgacccagggagggtctgtgttgtaccaaataccttgcacttcttaataatagacttcactgagcttctaggcactgataaagcctttgatttttttatttttttttatccatctcctgacttgtgcctgtccacaacgttatcccggagatcttttgactgccttgccacccattttcttcagttgcattaccaaggactgaaatgcttcaggaaaagcttgtttcatgctgagctaatcaaaatgaccacagctgatcacagttgaaagtcaattggctttgtgtgcttttgagaaggtgattaactacacctggttgggtttacaactgtttttccaactcagtaattctgtttttttaatttgtatttttagttGGTattatctttcacttggatgttataagtggAAAATacagctgaaataaaacattgtttttgtccgttttcatttcaggctgcaaagcatcaaaatgtgattattttaaaccggcgtgattcttttctatgcccactgtatatatggtaTATTTATAATAACTAAAAGTGTTATGGAATTCTATGCTTTTTAGTTGGTTTCAGTCTCCAGGGACTTTAATGATGCCTTTCACCTGTTCCTGTTTCCCAGGGGTAAAATTGAGGTTGCAGGCATGTAAAATCCCTTTATCCATTACCATGGAAAGAATCAAAAGGCtttaatatacataataattGTAAAATACCATTTTGCACAGTCAGGGAAATAATCAAAGTTTCATAGCTTGGAACAGTTGCATATTTGCCAAACTTTCGTTCATGCATATTTCCCCCCACACACCAcgaggaagatggtgagggaggaAAGAAGAATCCAAAGATCAGTTTCAGAACTGAAAAGTCTGGTAGACTCTTGGAGTTATCAAGTCTCCAAATCAGTGGTTAAGATGTCAACAAGCTCTTTGGAAGGGTTCTGTAATTCTGAGCCCAACCCAGCACCTTAACTTTGCCAAGCGTTATTGGAACTACAGTTGGAATTATGTTTTTGGCCATGCATATCATCAGCTTATTTGGCAACAAAAGGGGACTGCATACAAGGAAAAGCAAATTATACCCacagtaaaatatggtggtggatcgttgatgctttggggcagttttaCAATTGCCAGACCTtaaacccattgaaaacctgtggtgtTATTTGAGGAGAGCAGTCCGCAAGTGCAACCTTAAGGCTGTCAAGGATTTTGATGTGCTGCATCGGAGTGGTCTAAGATCCTTCCAAAAGTGCAACCATGTCCAACTTTACAGATGAAGCTCAGTTCAGATATCAAATCCAGGGGAGGCTTCATGGAACATTGATTGTAGGAGTGCCACTCCTTTGAAACGTATGTTTTACAGAAAAAAGTATTCAATTGAATGTTTGATTTGAGAAATGTTAGAATTTTAATAGCAGTAGTCTTCAATAACCCTACGAGCTCTGGAACCTGCCGTTTTTCTCATTAATGGGACCCAGTCCCTACTCTAAGTCCCTGAGGGTTGCGAAGAGAAAATGAAGTGGAACTGGCTTAGAGGTCCAGAGATGACTACCCCTGAATTGGAGTAAAAAATGTGGCATAtagattattttaattacacTTTGTTTCAAGCTTCTGTACATTAAGGGACACTGTTTAAACCTTGTCCTGGACCAAAAAATCAAGTTCAATCTCCAGTCTTGTAAATATTGTACTATATATTTCATTCCAGCGGATGTTCTTAGTGAAGAGGCCATTTTGAAGTGGTACACGGAGGCACACGTTGCCAAAGGAAAGAGTGTTTTTCTGGAACAGATGAAAAAGTTTGTTGAGTGGCTCAAGAATGCAGAAGAAGGTAAACACGGCTGTATTTTACATTATAAGTTAATTAGGCTGTCCTTTTGACTGGAATCAGTGCATTTAAGAGAATTAGACCTACATCCCCATTGCCAGTAAAACCTTCAAAATAGCGGACAGTCTCATCATTGAGTGTCTGAGCCTTTAGTTTTTTGCTGTGTTTACCATAGTGCATTTGTCTGCATGCAgttgacattacatttttgtttttccagaaTCTGAGTCTGAGCAGGAAGAGGCTGACTAAAGGACTTCAAGGCAAATCTGaagctgtatatgtatgtactgtatgtgtgtatgtatatatatttcatacagtAGCACCATTTGCAGTTGAATGTCTACCGGAAGTCCTTGTTTTCCCCTCCAGTTCTTTTTCTTATTCTACCTCCTGACCATAATGTTTAGATGCGATCTAAGGGCTTTTAAACAGGGTTCATTTTAGAACTAAAAAAGGGTAAAACTTCTGGATGTCATGAATAGTCTCCCTTTACACTTTTCCTAATTTAATGGGAAAGAAAtttgtaacatttaaaaacatttactaatCCAGCCATTGGTCACATGTCTGTGTCTTCTGACAGAATGTTCTCTTTAAAATATAGCATTGGTTCCAGCATCATGCGTATATTTTATTTGCCAGTGGTTGATACATATGTCAAATCAAATTAAATTTGACAGACTTACCAGGATATTAATCTTTGACCTCCATAAAAGCTATTTTGCTGTGACGTCCTGATAATCTGATTTGAGATATAATCCTGAACTTGTGCTCTTTTCACACTGAATGGAGTTATAGCTACTAGTCTGTTGCTAGTGCTGTTGTAAGCAACCCATTAAAATTAATGTTAATCACTCTTCAATGTCTTCATTCTGATCCTGCTTccagttttatttctttaacCTTAATTATTTAAGTTCAGTTCTGGTGTTCTGTTTATCCTCACTCAGATCTTAAAAGCTTAAGTACTTTTGATTTTACTTTTTGCTATGTTAAGCAAATTTCCTTTTGTACACAATTGGAAATGACTCATGGCCCTTCTACAGTTATTTCACACACTGCAAAACATAAATTGCATTTATGTAAGCTCATTATTAAGCATATTTTAGTGAAAGCTAATCTGCTTCGGTCATCATTGTGTGGCATTTTAGACCGGGGTTCGCAAGCTcgatctggggggggggggggggggggtgactgtTGGAGCCCTGAACTGTCTCAGCTGAATCAAGGGCTCAAGAGCTTGGTCATTAGTTTCTAAAAAGTTTTTAGGTGTTACCTATTGAATACATCTATTGCATGGCTGTGGGTGTAGACAAATAGCCTGACAGGCTAACTGCTACAGTCATGTCAGAGTACACATTTTTTGATATCGACAattgcatttttcatttcaacaattaaatatttatatcaaAATTGGATATTAATTTTAATATCAACAATTGCAATTTTGATACTAAGAATGCTATGTTAATGACCTTTACATGGGCCGGAGTACTTGTGCAGTGTCCTTCATTCTGTTTGCGCAGGTGTAACATTTTGATACGTTAAGGGCACTGCACACTGGCCATTGTAGACGTTGCAATCCGTTGGCATTTGTCTTACAGCTTAAGCTTGAAAAAAATCCAACAGACACTGCTTGCCAAACACCATGTTATAGGGACATTCCATTTGGTGGGGTGAGTAGTGGCCTTACCCCCACCAAACAAGAAGATTTCAGAGTATATTTCGTTGCCTACACTGACTTAGACCTCACTGCTCAGCACTGGGTATAAACCTGTTTCAAACAGCACCTAAATGAGTGAGTGGGAGAGAGCAGTGACTGTTTGCTTGTGCACAACTTGGATGAACTAGTCTAGCACAACAAAAGATCGTTTAAGTTGCTTCTCTGGAGTAGTGATGGGTGGTTTGTGAATCTTTTTGGTGTATCGTGATCCATAATTCACCTCAGTAGGATCTTCAAATCTCGTTCATCGGAAGGAACGATAAACGAAATTAACGATAATCCACGGATCTTCAAATCTTGTTCATGTGAAGAAATGAACGCTGATCCATGGATCTTTCAGCTCTTTGGTTCACCTGAGTACGATGGAAGGCAAACTACTAATGAGGAAATTTAGTCTTTCTGATCTCCAAATATCTCATTTATTACCTTTTAATCTTCCAAagtaagaaacattagctaCAATAAATATTAGGCCCGTGGGCTGTTATTCAGCTGTAAAGTGATTATGTACATGCCTATTGGTAATACTATAACTGTCAGGACTCGATTAAACTGATCAGATTTATTAATAAACTTTTTCTCATGGTCCTTTTCCCACGATCACCGCAAGGAACGACAGTGACTAAGGAGATTATGGCATAAGTCTTTTAATCTTTAGGATCTGAGTCTCTCATAATCTGCCTTAGTATACAGAATATATTTGGTCTCATCTATTAGATTAAAATAGTAGtattagtacattttaaaagttgtaATGGTAGGATAAATATCATGACATTTAATCTACTTTTGTtactattttctaatgattTCTTTCTATCTAAATTTAACCTGGATTTTGACTCGGGTCAATGAGTTGCGCTTGTGCATTTTTTTGtacaatcatttttaaatcTAATACACATAATGAACATGGTTTTGGTGTTGGCTGTAAAGCCTAACATGATGTAGCATCTTTGTAAC is part of the Esox lucius isolate fEsoLuc1 chromosome 16, fEsoLuc1.pri, whole genome shotgun sequence genome and encodes:
- the LOC105029222 gene encoding basic leucine zipper and W2 domain-containing protein 1-A-like isoform X1; its protein translation is MSNQRVQKPTLTGQRFKTRKRDEKKVFDPTQFQESIVQGLNQTGSDLDAVAKFLDASGAKLDYRRYAETLFDILVAGGMLAPGGTLSDDLTRTEFCLFTAQEDLETMQAYAQVFNKLIRRYKYLEKGFEEEIKKLLLFLKGFTESERNKLAMLTGILLANGNISASILNSLYNENLVKEGVSATFAVKLFKSWIHEKDIASVAGSLRKVGMDNRLLELFPANKRSCEHFSKYFTDAGLKELSDFARNQQAIGSRKELQKELQEQMERGDAFRDIIASAKEEMKKNNISEQTMISIVWTSVMSYVEWNKKEELVTEQAIKHLKQYSPLLKAFTSQGASEILLLVKMQEYCYDNIHFMNSFQKIVVLLYKADVLSEEAILKWYTEAHVAKGKSVFLEQMKKFVEWLKNAEEESESEQEEAD
- the LOC105029222 gene encoding basic leucine zipper and W2 domain-containing protein 1-A-like isoform X2; translation: MPLVPNLTTVAMLRHFLTSWWLAECWVFNKLIRRYKYLEKGFEEEIKKLLLFLKGFTESERNKLAMLTGILLANGNISASILNSLYNENLVKEGVSATFAVKLFKSWIHEKDIASVAGSLRKVGMDNRLLELFPANKRSCEHFSKYFTDAGLKELSDFARNQQAIGSRKELQKELQEQMERGDAFRDIIASAKEEMKKNNISEQTMISIVWTSVMSYVEWNKKEELVTEQAIKHLKQYSPLLKAFTSQGASEILLLVKMQEYCYDNIHFMNSFQKIVVLLYKADVLSEEAILKWYTEAHVAKGKSVFLEQMKKFVEWLKNAEEESESEQEEAD